The Achromobacter deleyi genome has a window encoding:
- a CDS encoding GatB/YqeY domain-containing protein — MSTATLKTRLSDSVKDAMRAKAAARLTTLRFLLAAVKQKEVDERRELSDAEITAIIEKQVKQRRESIAAFEQAGRTETAEQEKAELVVLQEFLPQAATPEEVAAAIDAALAEVAAQGVTGAPAMGKVMALLKQALAGRADMTALSQQVKARLA; from the coding sequence ATGAGCACTGCTACGCTCAAGACCCGCCTGTCCGACTCCGTCAAGGACGCGATGCGCGCCAAGGCCGCCGCGCGCCTGACCACGCTGCGTTTCCTGCTGGCCGCCGTCAAGCAGAAGGAAGTGGACGAACGCCGCGAGCTGTCCGACGCCGAGATCACCGCCATCATCGAAAAGCAGGTCAAGCAGCGCCGCGAGTCGATCGCCGCGTTCGAACAGGCCGGCCGCACGGAAACCGCCGAGCAGGAAAAGGCCGAACTGGTGGTGTTGCAGGAATTCCTGCCGCAGGCCGCCACGCCTGAAGAGGTGGCCGCCGCCATCGACGCCGCGCTGGCCGAAGTAGCCGCGCAAGGCGTGACCGGCGCACCCGCCATGGGCAAGGTCATGGCGCTGCTCAAGCAGGCCCTGGCCGGCCGCGCCGACATGACGGCGCTGTCGCAGCAAGTAAAGGCCCGCCTGGCCTGA
- the dinB gene encoding DNA polymerase IV has translation MTGQEPLRSFRKIVHVDMDAFYASVEQRDNPELRGKPVVVAWTGPRSVVCAASYEARRFGIHSAMSAIKAERLCPHAIYVPPDFNRYRDVSRQIRQIFARHTDLIEPLSLDEAYLDVTVNKYGLPSATEVAQVIRQQIREETGLTASAGVAPNKFLAKIASDWNKPDGQFVIRPNKVLAFLEPLPVRKVPGVGKVTQARLEQLGILTVGDLATHSAQELEHYFGRYGRRLYELARGIDEREVQTDQPLQQVSAETTFSQDIRLDALGEAIDRMADKVWDQALKKGALGRTVVLKLKTDRFRILTRSQTSPNPPASAAELAAQARLLCERVELPPETLYRLAGVGMSNFADPAEQSRQPDLFGGAF, from the coding sequence ATGACCGGGCAGGAGCCCTTGCGGTCCTTTCGCAAGATCGTGCATGTGGACATGGATGCGTTCTACGCGTCCGTGGAGCAGCGCGACAACCCCGAATTGCGAGGCAAGCCGGTGGTCGTCGCGTGGACCGGCCCGCGTTCGGTCGTATGCGCGGCCTCCTATGAGGCGCGCCGCTTCGGCATCCATTCGGCCATGTCGGCCATCAAGGCGGAGCGGCTCTGCCCGCACGCGATCTACGTCCCGCCCGACTTCAACCGCTACCGCGACGTGTCGCGCCAGATCCGCCAGATATTCGCGCGCCATACCGACCTGATCGAGCCCTTGTCGCTGGACGAGGCTTACCTGGATGTCACGGTCAACAAGTACGGGCTGCCGTCGGCCACCGAGGTGGCCCAGGTCATCCGCCAGCAGATTCGCGAGGAAACCGGCCTGACCGCCTCGGCTGGCGTGGCGCCTAACAAGTTCCTGGCCAAGATCGCCTCCGACTGGAACAAGCCTGACGGACAGTTCGTGATCCGCCCGAACAAGGTGCTGGCCTTCCTGGAGCCCTTGCCCGTGCGCAAGGTGCCGGGCGTGGGCAAGGTGACGCAAGCGCGCCTGGAACAGCTGGGCATTCTTACGGTGGGGGATCTGGCGACCCACAGCGCCCAGGAACTGGAGCACTATTTCGGGCGCTATGGCCGGCGCCTTTACGAGCTGGCGCGCGGCATCGACGAGCGCGAGGTGCAGACGGATCAGCCCTTGCAGCAGGTCTCGGCCGAAACGACGTTCTCGCAGGATATCCGGCTGGACGCCCTGGGCGAGGCGATCGACCGCATGGCGGACAAGGTGTGGGACCAGGCGCTGAAAAAGGGTGCGCTGGGGCGCACGGTGGTGCTCAAGCTGAAGACCGACCGTTTCCGCATTCTGACGCGCAGCCAGACCAGCCCGAATCCGCCCGCGTCCGCGGCCGAACTTGCGGCGCAGGCCAGGCTGCTATGCGAACGCGTGGAACTGCCGCCGGAGACGCTGTACCGGCTGGCCGGGGTGGGGATGAGCAACTTCGCCGATCCCGCAGAACAGTCGCGCCAGCCGGATTTATTCGGCGGCGCGTTCTAG
- a CDS encoding PaaI family thioesterase codes for MTASASTQTDYFGLTIPFMHFIGLVPESIAPAYARTTLPWRQDLTNSRGDVHGGTLMSVLDFTLSAAARGSADASEGMATIDMNTTFLSPGTGDLVIEARCLRRGASIAFCEGDIRRADGELVARATATFKIIRRRPGGD; via the coding sequence ATGACTGCATCCGCTTCCACCCAAACCGACTACTTCGGCCTGACCATTCCGTTCATGCACTTCATCGGCCTGGTGCCCGAGAGCATCGCGCCCGCGTACGCGCGCACCACGCTGCCCTGGCGCCAGGACCTGACCAACAGCCGCGGCGACGTGCATGGCGGCACCCTGATGAGCGTACTGGACTTCACCCTGAGCGCCGCGGCGCGCGGCTCGGCGGATGCCTCCGAAGGCATGGCCACCATCGACATGAACACGACGTTCCTGTCTCCCGGCACGGGCGACCTGGTCATCGAGGCGCGCTGCCTGCGCCGCGGCGCATCCATTGCCTTCTGTGAAGGCGACATCCGGCGCGCCGACGGCGAACTGGTGGCGCGCGCCACCGCCACCTTCAAGATCATCCGCCGCCGTCCGGGCGGCGATTGA
- a CDS encoding BPTD_2524 family lipoprotein translates to MYRNLVAASVLALGLAGCSIGISQDGSAPHSEFKAPVAFKDAYDAVIRQSNACLRSTDNAYRVVADLNESAQSGVVRVLAPYSDNEMTRVDLKAAGAKTTDVRIVMWGKGTWDAAAMRAMQDAIYYSLVSCSTYMPLDPRPAVKPSRDLPRD, encoded by the coding sequence ATGTACAGGAATCTGGTCGCGGCATCGGTGCTGGCCCTGGGCCTGGCGGGCTGCTCGATAGGCATCTCGCAGGACGGTTCGGCGCCGCACAGCGAATTCAAGGCGCCGGTGGCCTTCAAGGACGCCTACGACGCGGTCATCCGGCAGTCCAATGCCTGCCTGCGCAGCACCGACAATGCCTACCGCGTGGTCGCCGATCTGAACGAGAGCGCGCAATCCGGCGTGGTGCGGGTGCTGGCCCCTTATTCCGACAATGAAATGACGCGCGTCGACCTGAAGGCGGCCGGCGCAAAGACCACGGACGTGCGTATCGTGATGTGGGGCAAGGGCACCTGGGACGCCGCCGCGATGCGCGCAATGCAGGATGCCATCTACTACAGCCTGGTGTCTTGCAGCACCTACATGCCGCTGGACCCGCGCCCCGCGGTCAAGCCGTCGCGCGACCTGCCGCGCGACTGA